Proteins from a single region of Mailhella massiliensis:
- a CDS encoding DUF3732 domain-containing protein gives MMQIRELVLYGHNGKVRHLTFSLGSINIISGRSKSGKSIVGDIIDYCLGKETCNIAEGVVREKVAWYGILLQFSNDRVFVARKNPDPGHQTTSLCYIEIGTKLEVPPVCNFAPNINVDGVIQILSNRLGIAENLHTPTEGQSRDALTANIRHALFYCFQSQEEIAAKNNLFHNQSEDFITQAIKDTLPYFLGAIDDESLSLSKERSRLMRQLTLKKQKLKENELLSGGSERAIKLLGEAVKVGLIENTESVNYSDYKAMHSLLKNTTNWIPLDVSASGMDRLSMLQSKLAQANDELDEIRLNISEAKLYSGETNDFTTEALHQKIRLESIGLFKSLDFDPERCPLCSGRLNSPLPSVEAMKKSILDLDNAISNVTKEQPKLRSYIDSLEHEYQNKRELIRGLKSEIDGLYEQQDAAQKIRDLNSRRAKVVGRISLWLESVKNDFDSELQLQLIKNLENRIQAIEEQLSAELIEERKQSALSRIQVDMTNWAKKLELEYSNSPYRLDLKKVTVVVDKPERPVPLKQLGSGSNWVGVHLITYFALHKYFIEGKRPVPNFLFIDQPSQVYFPSETDELRTDWKEVDKMYQFIFDRVQELKGELQVIIVDHAALDNETFREKTIESWLSNDNSLIPNDWFIE, from the coding sequence ATGATGCAGATACGGGAATTAGTTTTATACGGACATAATGGCAAGGTCCGTCATCTTACTTTCTCTCTTGGCAGTATAAATATTATTTCTGGGCGTTCAAAATCAGGAAAATCTATAGTTGGTGATATTATTGATTATTGTCTTGGTAAAGAAACGTGCAATATTGCAGAAGGTGTAGTACGTGAAAAAGTTGCATGGTACGGAATTCTTCTACAGTTTTCAAATGATCGTGTTTTTGTTGCTCGCAAAAATCCTGACCCAGGTCATCAGACAACCAGCCTCTGTTATATAGAAATTGGAACAAAATTAGAAGTTCCGCCAGTATGCAATTTTGCACCAAATATTAATGTTGATGGCGTTATACAAATTTTGTCCAATAGACTTGGTATAGCAGAAAACCTGCATACTCCTACTGAGGGTCAAAGTCGTGATGCTTTGACTGCCAATATCCGACATGCTCTTTTTTATTGTTTTCAAAGCCAGGAAGAGATTGCTGCCAAAAACAATCTTTTTCATAATCAATCAGAAGACTTTATTACACAAGCAATAAAAGATACTTTGCCTTATTTTCTTGGTGCTATCGATGACGAGTCTCTTTCTCTTTCAAAGGAACGAAGCAGATTAATGCGCCAACTTACATTAAAGAAACAAAAACTTAAAGAAAATGAATTACTATCTGGAGGAAGCGAGCGAGCCATAAAACTGCTTGGTGAAGCAGTCAAAGTTGGGCTTATAGAAAATACTGAATCTGTTAACTATTCAGATTACAAAGCTATGCACTCTCTTTTGAAGAATACAACCAATTGGATCCCACTAGATGTAAGCGCTTCGGGAATGGATCGTCTCAGCATGCTACAATCCAAGTTAGCTCAAGCTAATGACGAATTGGATGAAATTAGACTAAATATTTCAGAGGCTAAACTCTATAGTGGAGAAACCAATGACTTTACCACGGAAGCACTACATCAAAAAATACGTCTTGAATCTATCGGACTATTTAAATCGCTAGATTTTGATCCAGAAAGATGTCCGCTATGTTCTGGAAGGCTGAACTCTCCTCTTCCATCTGTTGAGGCAATGAAAAAATCTATCTTAGATTTGGACAATGCAATTTCTAACGTCACAAAAGAACAACCAAAGCTTCGTAGCTACATAGATTCTCTTGAACACGAATATCAAAATAAGCGAGAACTGATTAGAGGTCTGAAGTCAGAAATAGATGGATTGTATGAGCAACAGGATGCAGCTCAAAAAATACGAGATTTAAACTCTCGTCGAGCAAAGGTTGTTGGACGCATTAGCCTGTGGCTTGAGAGCGTTAAAAATGATTTCGACTCAGAGCTTCAGTTACAATTGATAAAAAATTTAGAAAATAGAATACAAGCAATAGAGGAACAACTCAGTGCAGAATTGATTGAGGAGCGCAAGCAGTCTGCTTTATCTCGCATACAAGTCGATATGACAAATTGGGCAAAAAAATTAGAGCTTGAATACAGCAATAGTCCCTATCGCCTTGATTTAAAAAAAGTCACCGTTGTGGTGGATAAACCTGAACGACCTGTTCCCCTTAAACAACTAGGGAGTGGCTCAAACTGGGTTGGTGTACACCTCATTACTTATTTTGCCCTTCATAAATATTTTATTGAAGGCAAACGCCCTGTGCCTAATTTTTTATTTATAGATCAACCATCACAGGTTTATTTTCCGTCAGAAACAGACGAATTGAGAACTGATTGGAAAGAAGTAGACAAGATGTATCAGTTTATTTTTGATCGAGTACAAGAGTTGAAGGGAGAACTTCAGGTTATTATTGTTGACCACGCCGCCCTCGATAATGAAACATTTCGTGAGAAAACAATTGAGTCTTGGCTGTCTAACGATAATAGCCTTATCCCTAATGATTGGTTTATTGAATAG
- a CDS encoding three component ABC system middle component, with protein MKSWNERTREVAYLLNPAFCGRLLYAAIKEYIHKTQLDFPFPLVYLILPLVLHKQTRITINSRTQLLLWTKNYQHLLIGFARRTKELVVITNEALELLLQSETVQITTTGKLSITAAQKSLSKTRFVNSEISECIQKSEHVARWFANTGRIETIYISLGVRP; from the coding sequence ATGAAGAGCTGGAATGAAAGAACTCGTGAAGTTGCATATCTGCTAAATCCTGCTTTTTGCGGAAGATTGCTCTATGCCGCAATAAAAGAATATATACATAAAACTCAGCTTGATTTTCCTTTTCCACTTGTGTACTTAATCCTACCTCTTGTCTTGCACAAACAAACAAGAATTACAATTAATAGTCGTACGCAATTACTGCTTTGGACAAAGAACTATCAGCATTTATTAATTGGCTTTGCAAGAAGAACTAAAGAATTAGTTGTAATTACAAATGAAGCTCTTGAGTTACTTCTTCAATCAGAAACAGTTCAGATTACCACAACTGGAAAACTTAGCATTACTGCTGCCCAAAAATCTCTTAGCAAAACACGATTTGTAAATTCAGAAATAAGTGAATGTATTCAAAAAAGCGAACATGTTGCGCGTTGGTTTGCCAATACTGGTAGAATTGAAACTATATACATAAGCTTAGGAGTAAGACCATGA
- a CDS encoding ABC-three component system protein: protein MSTHQASEQMLGYLYQVRCALDLLLNTDNEDYQISIEQFDDVDFRQNGTPKQLIQLKHHVRQHGNLSDASTDIWRTLNVWIDKISASPSLLQDTNFLIITTATAPENSAASLLKYGIRNVDLAYEKLNAIATSSENKNHKKYYEAFSSLDVATIKNLLNHIYIIDKSSNINDISNNLRRAIRYSCKPNHEDQICEQIEGWWFQCVIEALCSDTPVFYTQRQLRTKIVSISHQFTDETLPIDVFRDDDFINDDIISNKKNFCEQLKLIRLGDNSVKIAIRDYYRSFTQRAIWVRNELLYTNELDDYDYRLIDEWEHHFASMEDNLSILAIPATEEDKIREGQALFKKIREGDIRIRPKVQDAFVMRGSYHILANQLKVGWHVDFQERITQNLSIQKRGTTHEELE from the coding sequence ATGTCCACGCATCAAGCATCAGAGCAAATGCTAGGATATCTGTATCAAGTTCGATGTGCTCTTGATCTATTGCTAAATACTGACAACGAAGATTATCAAATAAGTATAGAACAATTTGATGATGTCGATTTCAGGCAAAACGGCACACCGAAGCAACTGATTCAGTTAAAGCATCATGTTAGACAGCATGGAAATCTAAGTGATGCAAGCACTGATATCTGGCGCACCCTAAATGTATGGATAGATAAAATTTCTGCAAGTCCAAGTCTACTACAAGATACCAATTTTTTAATTATAACAACTGCAACAGCACCTGAAAATTCAGCGGCATCATTACTAAAATATGGTATAAGAAATGTAGATTTAGCTTATGAAAAACTAAATGCTATTGCTACATCCTCTGAAAATAAAAATCACAAAAAATATTACGAAGCTTTTTCCAGTCTTGATGTAGCAACCATAAAAAACCTTTTAAATCATATTTATATTATTGACAAATCAAGCAATATTAATGATATTTCAAATAATTTACGAAGGGCGATACGTTATAGTTGTAAACCAAACCACGAGGATCAAATTTGTGAACAAATTGAGGGATGGTGGTTTCAATGCGTAATAGAAGCACTATGTTCAGACACTCCTGTATTCTATACCCAGCGCCAGCTTCGAACAAAAATTGTATCTATAAGTCATCAATTTACAGACGAGACCTTACCAATTGATGTATTTAGAGATGATGACTTTATCAATGATGATATTATTTCTAATAAAAAAAATTTTTGTGAACAACTAAAACTCATACGCTTAGGTGATAACAGCGTTAAGATAGCGATAAGAGATTACTATCGCTCTTTTACACAAAGAGCAATTTGGGTTAGAAACGAATTGCTTTATACGAACGAGTTAGATGATTACGACTATCGTCTAATTGATGAATGGGAGCATCACTTTGCTTCTATGGAAGACAATTTGTCCATACTCGCTATACCCGCCACCGAAGAAGATAAAATTAGAGAGGGACAAGCATTATTTAAAAAAATTAGAGAGGGAGATATTCGTATTCGTCCCAAGGTACAGGATGCATTTGTAATGAGGGGTAGCTATCATATATTAGCAAACCAGTTAAAAGTTGGTTGGCATGTTGATTTTCAAGAAAGAATAACTCAAAATTTATCAATTCAGAAAAGAGGCACTACACATGAAGAGCTGGAATGA
- a CDS encoding Fic family protein — translation MINTNSLTITPELLNLISEIDEFKGSWKALGTLAPDRLSALRRVATIESVGSSTRIEGSRLSDREVEKLLSNIAIKAFSTRDEQEVAGYADTMEQIFQSWEYIPLSENHVRQLHRDLLRYSDKDERHRGSYKHSSNSVAAFDENGQQIGIVFETATPFDTPRLMSELIEWTNTTLETKALHPLLVIGIFTVAFLAIHPFQDGNGRLSRILTALLLLRCGYAYTPYSSLESVIENSKQGYYLALRQTQQTIRTDSPNWQPWLVFFLRALQQQMWRLKKKVEREHLVLAELPALSLQILEFAREHGRVTMGEILTLTGANRNTVKGHLHKLVDGKYLEIIGKGRGVWYRII, via the coding sequence ATGATCAATACCAATTCTCTTACCATTACTCCAGAACTTCTTAATCTCATCTCTGAGATCGACGAGTTCAAGGGCTCGTGGAAAGCTCTTGGCACTCTAGCTCCTGATCGACTTTCCGCGCTTCGCCGTGTCGCCACCATTGAAAGTGTAGGCTCTTCCACGCGTATTGAGGGAAGTCGTCTTTCCGATCGCGAGGTCGAAAAGCTTCTGAGCAATATCGCTATCAAAGCTTTCAGCACTCGAGATGAGCAGGAAGTAGCAGGTTACGCTGACACAATGGAGCAGATATTCCAATCCTGGGAGTATATTCCGCTGAGCGAAAATCACGTCCGACAGCTCCATCGTGATCTTCTGCGCTACAGCGATAAGGACGAACGGCATCGCGGCAGCTATAAGCATAGCTCGAACAGTGTTGCTGCCTTTGATGAGAATGGCCAGCAGATAGGTATCGTCTTTGAGACGGCTACTCCCTTCGATACGCCGCGCCTCATGTCAGAGCTCATCGAATGGACAAACACAACTCTTGAGACAAAGGCTCTTCATCCGCTTCTGGTCATCGGTATTTTTACGGTGGCGTTTCTGGCTATCCACCCATTCCAAGATGGCAATGGACGCCTATCTCGCATCCTAACCGCGCTTCTTCTGCTTCGCTGCGGCTATGCCTACACGCCCTACAGTTCCCTTGAAAGTGTGATTGAGAACAGCAAACAGGGGTACTATCTCGCCCTACGCCAGACGCAGCAGACAATCCGCACCGACAGCCCCAACTGGCAGCCGTGGCTGGTATTCTTCCTGCGAGCACTCCAGCAGCAGATGTGGCGTCTCAAGAAAAAGGTCGAGCGCGAGCACCTCGTGCTTGCCGAACTGCCCGCTCTCTCCCTTCAGATTTTAGAATTTGCCCGAGAGCATGGACGCGTCACGATGGGTGAAATTCTTACCTTGACAGGAGCAAATAGGAATACCGTTAAAGGTCATCTTCATAAGCTCGTTGATGGGAAGTACCTTGAAATTATCGGTAAGGGACGCGGTGTGTGGTATAGGATAATATAA
- a CDS encoding ADP-ribosylglycohydrolase family protein has translation MNPSHASEKDASASPRPIPADVRSRARGCMLGQLAGDSLGSLVEFRTREQIRAAYPNGVRELADGGVFDTLAGQPTDDSEMALAMARQITAIGRYCALRTGKQYRDWLKSGPFDCGNTISEALRGHANPASQANGALMRVSPLGIFGAGRSRADVMKWAKKDAALTHAHPVCAQANALYAALLARAVAGGGTGAELYEELLGWMKRMKLEDSLREAVERAAHDMPRDFMTHMGWVLVAFQNALWQMLHAPSLEEGVVNTVMQGGDTDTNAAIAGALLGAVYGEEAVPAQWKKAILSCRPERGREGVHQPRPQIYWPVDAPELADALLEAGWK, from the coding sequence ATGAACCCTTCCCACGCTTCCGAAAAAGACGCTTCCGCCTCTCCCCGTCCCATTCCCGCCGACGTGCGTTCCCGCGCCCGGGGCTGTATGCTGGGCCAGCTTGCGGGCGATTCCCTGGGTTCTCTTGTGGAATTCCGCACCCGGGAACAGATACGCGCCGCCTACCCGAACGGCGTGCGAGAGCTTGCCGACGGCGGAGTGTTCGACACGCTGGCGGGCCAGCCCACGGACGATTCGGAAATGGCGCTGGCCATGGCGCGGCAGATCACGGCCATCGGCCGCTACTGCGCCCTGCGCACGGGCAAACAGTACCGCGACTGGCTCAAATCCGGTCCGTTCGACTGCGGAAACACCATATCGGAGGCCCTGCGCGGCCATGCCAACCCGGCAAGTCAGGCCAACGGCGCGCTCATGCGCGTAAGTCCTCTGGGCATCTTCGGCGCGGGACGCAGCCGGGCCGACGTCATGAAATGGGCGAAAAAGGACGCCGCCCTCACCCACGCGCACCCCGTATGCGCGCAGGCCAACGCCCTGTATGCGGCGCTCCTCGCCCGCGCCGTGGCCGGGGGCGGAACCGGAGCGGAGCTGTATGAGGAGCTTCTCGGCTGGATGAAGCGCATGAAGCTGGAAGACAGCCTGCGCGAAGCCGTGGAGCGCGCCGCGCACGACATGCCGCGCGATTTCATGACGCACATGGGCTGGGTGCTCGTCGCCTTTCAGAACGCCCTCTGGCAGATGCTGCACGCGCCCTCCCTTGAAGAGGGCGTGGTGAATACCGTGATGCAGGGCGGCGATACCGATACCAACGCCGCCATTGCCGGAGCGCTGCTCGGCGCGGTGTACGGCGAGGAAGCCGTGCCCGCACAGTGGAAAAAGGCCATCCTCTCCTGCCGCCCGGAAAGGGGGCGCGAAGGCGTGCATCAGCCCCGGCCGCAGATCTACTGGCCCGTGGACGCGCCGGAACTTGCCGACGCCCTGCTGGAAGCCGGGTGGAAATAA
- a CDS encoding DUF5309 domain-containing protein, translated as MANVVSGQLKDANVKGKPRDLMDTIFNVAPTDTPFLTMCGKSTASQTLHEWQTDTLASPAENAVPEGADTTTFSESCTTELSNRTQILKKAINVSGTAQAVKQAGVNRQYAYQMALRTKELKKDVEYALLQNKMSRADNGSTEGRLMTGLPCWMQTNYATDGGTKADGAGTACTAGTTRVPTEAMLKALLTDIYNAGGNPDRIMMAPDIRVKMSEVLSGGATKMERAEKKKATAVIDVYVSDFGSLKLVPNRVQAFEPFSRTCAFVLDPQYWKVAYLRPFREERLAVTGDSLKGHVLVECTLEARNDASSGVLADLKSA; from the coding sequence ATGGCAAACGTGGTTTCCGGCCAGCTCAAGGACGCAAACGTCAAGGGCAAGCCCCGCGACCTTATGGACACCATTTTCAACGTGGCTCCCACGGATACGCCGTTCCTCACCATGTGCGGCAAATCCACGGCGAGCCAGACCCTGCATGAATGGCAGACGGACACGCTGGCGAGTCCTGCGGAAAACGCCGTGCCGGAAGGGGCGGATACCACGACCTTTTCCGAAAGTTGCACCACGGAGCTTTCCAACAGAACGCAGATTCTCAAAAAGGCCATCAACGTGTCCGGCACGGCGCAGGCCGTGAAGCAGGCGGGCGTGAACAGGCAGTACGCCTACCAGATGGCCCTGCGTACCAAGGAACTCAAGAAGGACGTGGAATATGCCCTTCTGCAGAACAAGATGTCCCGCGCGGACAACGGTTCCACGGAAGGCCGCCTCATGACGGGCCTGCCCTGCTGGATGCAGACCAACTACGCCACCGACGGCGGCACGAAGGCCGACGGCGCAGGTACGGCCTGCACCGCGGGTACCACCCGCGTGCCTACGGAAGCCATGCTCAAGGCGCTTCTCACGGACATTTACAACGCGGGCGGCAACCCCGACCGCATCATGATGGCCCCGGATATCCGTGTGAAGATGAGCGAGGTGCTTTCCGGCGGAGCCACGAAGATGGAAAGGGCCGAGAAGAAGAAGGCCACCGCCGTCATCGACGTGTATGTTTCCGACTTCGGTTCCCTCAAGCTTGTGCCCAACCGTGTGCAGGCCTTTGAACCCTTTTCCAGAACCTGCGCCTTCGTGCTCGACCCGCAGTACTGGAAGGTGGCCTACCTGCGCCCCTTCCGTGAGGAACGCCTCGCCGTTACCGGCGACAGCCTGAAGGGCCATGTGCTGGTGGAATGCACGCTGGAGGCGAGAAACGATGCTTCCTCCGGTGTGCTGGCCGACCTGAAGTCCGCATGA
- a CDS encoding portal protein, which yields MDDKKDRVRRIILREMEQCMGREGSKLSAERAALKRRYLGCGYGVDGEREERGFSTYVDRTVMETVEWAKPGLMRVFCTDEIIRFEPRTPAQEQAADDATLYVNQVVFGRNMFRLVHDVLSDGLYQRVGWCIAHCPEREETLLLQYAGLSEQEAVALLADPSAEGEAAGEPRVESCATPQGVRYDISLRRKVKRRDIRIDPVPSENVILSADAQDVESARFIACWEKKTAFDLRKEGYDQELIESLPPMAEGDEMPETGAGLAVNDEGGRNFGGDRREYRIYEAWFDMDLNGDGMAEKVKATFCGEAEACRVLKVEEWPLYRAPLFSACSVPLPHQAVGLCLADLVTDVQDLRTEMTRQYLDSLALGNQGELVVNEGMSGSVEYDSLLARGVGAVHRVKGDATITPLPVATSSGEALQGLEMSSALIERRTGVSSRTQSLQADALQNTATGASIMEEAVNQRLELIARVYAETFFKPLGRYILHLLHRYHDKAVQLRLKGRFMAFDPRRWDPDMDIAVAVGLGTGNRSRLVAAYRQILQIQQDFMNRLGKNSPVRLSHLAYPCRKMAEAAGLESPERFFGTEEDAKKAEAAMLNAPAQPSAEQQKLQLEQQKFELERQKAQTEARRRAWETQSRMALEKQKLEGRLALKAMEMNMEKELDQTRLAMGEKGSELTNIKGVGL from the coding sequence ATGGACGACAAAAAGGACAGGGTACGCCGCATCATACTGCGGGAAATGGAACAGTGCATGGGGCGCGAGGGGTCGAAGCTTTCGGCGGAGCGGGCCGCGCTCAAGCGCAGGTATCTGGGCTGCGGCTACGGCGTGGACGGGGAACGCGAGGAGAGGGGCTTTTCCACCTACGTCGACCGCACGGTGATGGAAACCGTGGAATGGGCCAAGCCCGGGCTCATGCGCGTGTTCTGCACCGATGAAATCATCCGCTTTGAACCGCGCACCCCGGCGCAGGAGCAGGCGGCGGACGATGCCACCCTGTACGTCAATCAGGTGGTGTTCGGCCGGAACATGTTCCGCCTTGTGCACGACGTGCTTTCCGACGGGCTGTACCAGCGCGTGGGCTGGTGCATCGCCCATTGCCCGGAAAGGGAGGAAACGCTTCTTCTGCAGTACGCCGGGCTTTCGGAACAGGAGGCCGTGGCCCTTCTGGCCGATCCTTCGGCGGAAGGGGAGGCGGCGGGCGAGCCTCGCGTGGAAAGCTGCGCCACGCCGCAGGGGGTGCGCTACGACATTTCCCTGCGCCGGAAGGTGAAGCGGCGCGACATACGCATCGACCCCGTGCCTTCGGAAAACGTCATTCTTTCCGCCGATGCGCAGGATGTGGAAAGCGCCCGCTTCATTGCCTGCTGGGAGAAGAAGACGGCCTTCGACCTGCGGAAGGAAGGCTACGACCAGGAGCTCATCGAGAGCCTGCCGCCCATGGCGGAAGGGGACGAAATGCCGGAAACCGGGGCAGGCCTTGCCGTGAACGACGAGGGCGGCCGGAATTTCGGGGGCGACAGGCGGGAGTACCGGATTTACGAGGCATGGTTCGACATGGACCTGAACGGCGACGGCATGGCGGAAAAGGTGAAGGCCACCTTCTGCGGAGAGGCGGAGGCCTGCCGCGTGCTCAAGGTGGAGGAATGGCCGCTGTACCGTGCGCCGCTTTTTTCCGCCTGTTCCGTGCCGTTGCCGCATCAGGCCGTAGGGCTGTGCCTGGCCGACCTTGTGACCGATGTGCAGGATCTGCGCACCGAAATGACGCGCCAGTATCTGGACAGTCTGGCCCTCGGCAATCAGGGCGAGCTGGTGGTGAACGAGGGCATGAGCGGCAGCGTGGAATACGACAGCCTTCTTGCCCGCGGCGTGGGGGCGGTGCACCGCGTGAAGGGCGACGCCACCATCACGCCCCTGCCGGTGGCGACCTCTTCCGGCGAGGCCCTGCAGGGGCTTGAGATGAGTTCCGCGCTCATCGAGCGGCGCACGGGGGTGTCGAGCCGTACGCAGAGCCTTCAGGCCGATGCGCTGCAGAACACGGCCACAGGGGCGAGCATTATGGAAGAAGCCGTGAATCAGCGCCTGGAACTCATTGCCCGCGTGTATGCGGAAACCTTTTTCAAGCCTCTCGGCCGCTATATTCTGCACCTTCTGCACCGCTACCACGACAAGGCCGTGCAGCTCAGGCTCAAGGGGCGCTTCATGGCCTTTGATCCGCGCAGGTGGGACCCGGACATGGATATCGCCGTGGCCGTGGGCCTCGGCACGGGCAACCGGAGCAGGCTTGTGGCCGCGTACCGGCAGATTCTGCAGATTCAGCAGGACTTCATGAACAGGCTCGGAAAGAACTCTCCCGTGCGCCTGTCGCATCTTGCCTATCCCTGCCGTAAAATGGCGGAAGCGGCCGGTCTGGAATCGCCGGAAAGGTTCTTCGGAACAGAGGAGGACGCGAAAAAAGCCGAGGCCGCCATGCTGAACGCGCCTGCCCAGCCTTCGGCGGAGCAGCAGAAACTTCAGCTGGAACAGCAGAAGTTCGAGCTGGAACGGCAGAAGGCGCAGACGGAAGCCCGGCGCAGGGCCTGGGAAACGCAGAGCAGGATGGCGCTGGAGAAGCAGAAGCTGGAAGGCCGTCTTGCCTTGAAGGCCATGGAAATGAACATGGAAAAGGAACTGGACCAGACGCGCCTTGCCATGGGCGAAAAGGGAAGCGAACTGACGAATATCAAGGGCGTCGGGCTTTAG
- a CDS encoding terminase large subunit domain-containing protein: MEVRIRLRPWQKRALEKLDTRDYGVLICHRRFGKTVLAVARLCRNAAQGGSSYRGAYIAPTCRQAKDVAWDYVKRIALAAGAKVNEGELRVDFPNGARIRLYGAENPDSLRGLNLCDVVFDEVAQMPYAMWSEIVLPMLLATHGRALFLGTPKGRNALWKVWENARLHEEKWAALMYRASETGILSEEDLAVARRESSEAEYEQEYECSFTAAVTGAYYGRLMEQLDREGRIASVPYRPGFPVMTAWDLGFSDSTAIWFAQLVGSEVHVIDYYQASGVGLEHYVRELQKRGYVYGEHLFPHDAAASELGTGTTRLETLRRLGVHGRVLPMTRVDDGINAVRLLLPRCFFDAKKCAQGLEALRLYQREWDDRAGDFRARPRHDWTSHGADAFRYLAMGVENTAGRGEFQKLPPRKNLRVC; encoded by the coding sequence ATGGAAGTGAGGATCCGCCTGCGGCCCTGGCAGAAGAGGGCGCTGGAAAAGCTCGATACGCGCGACTACGGCGTGCTCATCTGCCACAGGCGTTTCGGCAAGACGGTGCTTGCCGTGGCGAGGCTGTGCCGCAACGCCGCGCAGGGCGGTTCCTCCTACCGAGGGGCGTATATTGCGCCCACCTGCCGACAGGCCAAGGATGTGGCCTGGGACTATGTGAAGAGGATAGCCCTTGCCGCGGGGGCGAAGGTGAACGAGGGCGAGCTGCGCGTGGACTTTCCGAACGGGGCGCGCATACGCCTTTACGGCGCGGAAAACCCCGACTCGCTGCGCGGGCTGAACCTGTGCGACGTGGTGTTCGACGAAGTGGCGCAGATGCCCTATGCCATGTGGTCGGAAATCGTGCTGCCCATGCTGCTCGCCACGCACGGCAGGGCGCTCTTTCTGGGTACGCCCAAGGGCAGAAACGCCCTGTGGAAGGTGTGGGAGAACGCAAGGCTCCACGAGGAGAAGTGGGCCGCGCTCATGTACCGCGCTTCGGAAACGGGCATTCTTTCCGAAGAAGACCTTGCCGTGGCGAGGCGCGAATCGAGCGAAGCGGAATATGAACAGGAATACGAATGTTCCTTCACCGCGGCCGTTACCGGGGCCTATTACGGCAGGCTCATGGAACAGCTCGACAGGGAGGGGCGCATCGCCTCCGTGCCGTACCGGCCGGGGTTCCCCGTGATGACGGCGTGGGATCTCGGCTTTTCCGATTCCACGGCCATATGGTTTGCACAGCTGGTGGGTTCCGAGGTGCATGTCATCGACTATTATCAGGCCTCCGGCGTGGGGCTGGAACACTATGTGCGCGAGCTTCAGAAACGGGGCTATGTGTACGGCGAACACCTTTTTCCCCACGATGCGGCGGCCTCGGAACTCGGCACCGGAACCACAAGGCTGGAAACGCTGCGAAGGCTCGGCGTGCACGGCCGCGTGCTGCCCATGACGCGGGTGGACGACGGCATCAACGCCGTGCGCCTTCTTCTGCCGCGCTGTTTTTTCGACGCGAAAAAATGCGCGCAGGGGCTGGAAGCCCTGCGCCTTTACCAGCGCGAATGGGACGACAGGGCCGGGGATTTTCGCGCAAGGCCCCGGCACGACTGGACAAGCCACGGGGCCGACGCCTTCCGCTACCTGGCCATGGGCGTGGAGAACACGGCGGGGCGGGGAGAGTTTCAGAAACTGCCGCCGCGTAAAAACCTGAGAGTGTGCTGA
- the nrdD gene encoding anaerobic ribonucleoside-triphosphate reductase — MDRQESVGRGVPFERIRRITGYLVGTTDRFNNAKRAEERDRVKHCGMEPFVPRP, encoded by the coding sequence ATGGACAGACAGGAGAGCGTGGGCAGGGGCGTGCCCTTTGAGCGCATACGGCGCATTACCGGCTACCTTGTGGGTACGACCGACAGGTTCAACAACGCCAAGCGCGCCGAGGAGCGCGACAGGGTGAAGCATTGCGGCATGGAACCTTTTGTCCCCCGACCATGA
- a CDS encoding glycoside hydrolase family 108 protein, whose amino-acid sequence MNGFKKAHAFTSRWEGGFVKHPSDPGGATKYGVSLRFLREQGLDTGDVDRDGDIDEEDVRALTPALAARVLRRNFWDVFPLDNVQPLCAMVVYDTAVNMGVSYAKKMAQQALGLQADGRWGPLTWAALKSCDDRKTAAAMCHIRRARYCELAWNNPALAPFLNGWLRRADALEETVETA is encoded by the coding sequence ATGAACGGTTTCAAGAAAGCACACGCCTTCACCTCGCGCTGGGAAGGCGGATTCGTCAAACATCCTTCGGACCCGGGCGGCGCGACGAAGTACGGCGTTTCCCTTCGTTTTCTGCGTGAACAGGGGCTGGACACGGGCGATGTGGACAGGGACGGCGACATCGACGAAGAGGACGTGCGCGCCCTTACGCCCGCCCTTGCCGCGCGCGTTCTGCGCCGCAACTTCTGGGATGTGTTCCCCCTCGACAACGTACAGCCTCTGTGCGCCATGGTCGTGTACGACACGGCCGTGAACATGGGCGTTTCCTACGCGAAGAAGATGGCGCAGCAGGCGCTGGGACTTCAGGCGGACGGGCGCTGGGGGCCCCTTACCTGGGCGGCGCTCAAAAGCTGCGACGACAGAAAAACCGCCGCGGCCATGTGTCATATACGCCGTGCGCGCTACTGCGAACTGGCCTGGAACAATCCCGCCCTGGCTCCGTTTCTGAACGGCTGGCTGCGCCGCGCGGATGCTCTGGAAGAGACGGTGGAGACGGCTTAG